The sequence below is a genomic window from Streptococcus pantholopis.
GTCGCAGAATTTGGCGGATTTGCTGCAGGACTTGCCATTGTGCCCTATTATAACAAACCGACCCAAGAAGGACTCTATCAGCATTTTAAAGCGATTGCGGAAGCCAGCGATTTACCGATTATTATTTATAATATTCCGGGCCGTGTCGTTGTGGAATTGGCTCCCGAAACCCTGCTTAAATTGGCCAAGCATCCAAATATTATTGGCGTTAAAGAATGCACCAATCTTGATAATATGGCTTACCTTATTGAAAATAAACCGGATGACTTTCTCATTTATACTGGAGAAGATGGGGAAGTCTTCCATGCCATGAATCTGGGGGCTGACGGTGTCATCAGTGTGGCATCTCACACTAATGGTGATGAATTGTATGAAATGATTCAAGCTATTGCAGATAGCGATATTAAAAAAGCTGCCCAGATTCAGCGGCGTTTTCTGCCCAAAGTCAATGCGCTCTTTTCTGTAGCCAGCCCAGCACCAGTTAAGGCAGTGCTGAATCATCAAGGCTTTAATGTCGGTCCTTTGCGGCTGCCGCTGGTTGCCTGCACTTCTGAAGAGGCCAGTCGAATTGTAGATGTTGTTCTCGATCGGGCACCTAAACAATATGTCACTGGTGTTTTACGGCCGG
It includes:
- the dapA gene encoding 4-hydroxy-tetrahydrodipicolinate synthase, producing MPNTDFKDVKIITALVTPFREDGSINFEALPKLIEHLLAHHTEGLLLAGTTAESPTLTHDEELELFAAVQKIVAGRVPLIAGVGTNDTRDSVDFAKEVAEFGGFAAGLAIVPYYNKPTQEGLYQHFKAIAEASDLPIIIYNIPGRVVVELAPETLLKLAKHPNIIGVKECTNLDNMAYLIENKPDDFLIYTGEDGEVFHAMNLGADGVISVASHTNGDELYEMIQAIADSDIKKAAQIQRRFLPKVNALFSVASPAPVKAVLNHQGFNVGPLRLPLVACTSEEASRIVDVVLDRAPKQYVTGVLRPDY